The following coding sequences lie in one Salarias fasciatus chromosome 7 unlocalized genomic scaffold, fSalaFa1.1 super_scaffold_4, whole genome shotgun sequence genomic window:
- the lage3 gene encoding L antigen family member 3-like isoform X1, producing the protein MAAGESSRKVELWLDVPFPSEREASIALRALSPDREPRRGGISKTLSVSETTLSVRWTADEARILRVSVSSFLDHLSLVLQTMQSFGPPVEV; encoded by the exons ATGGCGGCGGGAGAGTCGAGCCGGAAGGTGGAGCT CTGGCTGGATGTCCCCTTCCCGTCGGAGCGCGAGGCGTCCATCGCTCTGCGCGCGCTGTCCCCGGACCGGGAGCCGCGCAGGGGCGGGATCAGCAAGACGCTGAGCGTCTCCGAGACCACGCTGTCCGT CAGGTGGACTGCGGACGAGGCTCGGATCCTGCGCGTCTCCGTCTCGTCCTTCCTGGACCacctgtccctggtcctgcagaCCATGCAGAGCTTCGGCCCTCCTGTGGAGGTCTga
- the lage3 gene encoding L antigen family member 3-like isoform X2: MAAGESSRKVELWLDVPFPSEREASIALRALSPDREPRRGGISKTLSVSETTLSVWTADEARILRVSVSSFLDHLSLVLQTMQSFGPPVEV; the protein is encoded by the exons ATGGCGGCGGGAGAGTCGAGCCGGAAGGTGGAGCT CTGGCTGGATGTCCCCTTCCCGTCGGAGCGCGAGGCGTCCATCGCTCTGCGCGCGCTGTCCCCGGACCGGGAGCCGCGCAGGGGCGGGATCAGCAAGACGCTGAGCGTCTCCGAGACCACGCTGTCCGT GTGGACTGCGGACGAGGCTCGGATCCTGCGCGTCTCCGTCTCGTCCTTCCTGGACCacctgtccctggtcctgcagaCCATGCAGAGCTTCGGCCCTCCTGTGGAGGTCTga
- the wdr45 gene encoding WD repeat domain phosphoinositide-interacting protein 4 has translation MSQQRGVNSLQFNQDHSCFCCAMETGVRIYNVEPLMEKGHLDHEQVGSVSLCSMLQRSNLLALVGGGASPKFSEISVLVWDDARESRDAKDKLVLEFTFTKTVLAVRLRHDKIVIVTKNRIYVYSFPENPEKLFEFDTRENPKGLVDLSPSLEKQLLLFPGHKCGSLQLVDLSHSKPCTSSAPFTINAHQSEIACVALNQTGSVAASASRKGTLIRLFDTSSRDKLVELRRGTDPATLYCINFSHDSSFLCASSDKGTVHIFALKDTKLNRRSALARVGKVGPVIGQYVDSQWSLASFTVPAECACICAFGKNTSKNVNSVIAICVDGTFHKYVFTPDGNCNREAFDVYLDICDDDF, from the exons ATGTCTCAGCAGAGAGGAGTCAACAGTCTCCAGTTCAACCAGGACCACA GCTGCTTCTGCTGTGCCATGGAGACCGGGGTCCGGATCTACAACGTGGAGCCTCTGATGGAGAAGGGCCACCTgg acCACGAGCAGGTGGGCAGTGTGTCGCTCTGCTCCATGCTGCAGCGCTCCAACCTGCTGGCCCTggtggggggcggagccagcccCAAGTTCTCCGAGATCTCTG TGCTGGTCTGGGACGACGCTCGAGAGTCTCGAGACGCTAAAGACAAACTGGTCCTGGAGTTCACCTTCACCAAGACGGTGCTGGCGGTCCGGCTGAGACAcgacaa gatcgTCATCGTGACGAAGAACCGGATCTACGTCTACAGTTTCCCCGAGAACCCCGAGAAGCTGTTTGAGTTCGACACCCGGGAGAACCCCAAAG GTCTGGTGGACTTGTCCCCCAGTCTGGagaagcagctcctcctctttccGGGACATAAGTGCGGCAGCCTGCAGCTGGTG GACCTGTCCCACTCCAAGCCCTGCACGTCCTCGGCCCCGTTCACCATCAACGCCCACCAGAGCGAGATCGCCTGCGTGGCTCTGAACCAGACCGGCAGCGTGGCGGCGTCGGCGTCCCGCAAGGGGACGCTCATCCGTCTCTTCGACACGTCCAGCAGGGACAAGctggtggagctgaggaggggGACGGACCCGGCCACGCTCTACTG CATCAACTTCAGCCACGACTCGTCTTTCCTCTGCGCGTCCAGCGACAAGGGGACGGTCCACATCTTCGCCCTGAAGGACACCAAGCTGAACCGCCGCTCCGC GCTGGCCCGGGTGGGGAAGGTGGGCCCGGTCATTGGACAGTACGTGGACAGTCAGTGGTCTCTGGCGAGCTTCACGGTTCCGGCCGAGTGCGCCTGCATCTGCGCGTTTGGGAAGAACACGTCCAAGAACGTCAACTCCGTCATCG CGATCTGCGTGGACGGAACCTTCCATAAGTACGTCTTCACGCCGGACGGGAACTGCAACCGGGAGGCCTTCGACGTCTATCTGGACATCTGCGACGACGACTTCTGA